A genome region from Bacteroides stercoris ATCC 43183 includes the following:
- the glmS gene encoding glutamine--fructose-6-phosphate transaminase (isomerizing) has protein sequence MCGIVGYIGQRKAYPILIKGLKRLEYRGYDSAGVALISDDRQLNVYKTKGKVSDLETFVTQKDISGSIGIAHTRWATHGEPCSVNAHPHYSSSERFALIHNGIIENYAALKDKLQAKGYTFKSSTDTEVLIQLIEYIQVINRIDLLTAVQLALQEVIGAYAIAVLDRENPDEIIAARKSSPLVVGIGQDEFFLASDATPIVEYTDKVVYLEDEEIAVIRCGEKLKVVNLKNVECPHEVKTVALNLGQLEKGGYPHFMLKEIFEQPDCIHDCMRGRINLEGTNVVLSAIIDYKERLLAAKRFVIVACGTSWHAALIGKHLIESFCRIPVEVEYASEFRYRDPVIDSSDVVIAISQSGETADTLAAIELAKSRGAFIYGICNAIGSSIPRATNTGSYIHVGPEIGVASTKAFTGQVTVLTMLALTLAREKRTIDETQYLAIVRELGQIPGKMKEVLKLNDRIAELSKIFTYAHNFIYLGRGYSYPVALEGALKLKEISYIHAEGYPAAEMKHGPIALIDAEMPVVVIATQNGLYEKVLSNIQEIKARKGRVIAIVTKGDTVIGKIADICIELPETMECLGPLITTVPLQLLAYHIAVCKGMDVDRPRNLAKSVTVE, from the coding sequence ATGTGTGGAATAGTAGGCTATATAGGTCAAAGAAAAGCCTACCCCATTCTTATCAAAGGTTTGAAGCGGTTGGAGTACCGCGGATACGATAGTGCAGGGGTAGCATTAATCAGTGATGACCGACAACTGAACGTGTACAAGACGAAAGGAAAGGTTTCGGATTTAGAAACTTTCGTTACTCAAAAAGATATTTCCGGTAGTATAGGTATTGCACATACCCGCTGGGCTACACATGGAGAACCTTGTTCCGTTAACGCTCATCCCCATTATTCCTCTTCCGAAAGATTCGCTCTTATTCACAACGGTATCATTGAAAATTACGCCGCCCTTAAAGACAAACTCCAAGCCAAAGGCTATACTTTTAAAAGTAGTACCGACACCGAGGTACTGATACAACTCATAGAATACATTCAGGTTATAAACCGCATCGATTTACTGACTGCCGTGCAACTGGCTTTGCAGGAGGTTATCGGTGCATATGCCATTGCCGTGCTCGACAGGGAGAATCCTGATGAGATTATTGCTGCGCGCAAAAGCAGTCCGTTGGTGGTGGGTATCGGGCAGGATGAATTCTTCTTGGCATCCGATGCCACTCCGATTGTGGAATATACGGACAAGGTGGTCTATCTGGAAGATGAGGAGATAGCCGTTATTCGTTGTGGGGAGAAACTGAAAGTGGTGAATCTCAAGAATGTGGAGTGTCCGCACGAGGTAAAGACGGTGGCGCTCAATCTCGGCCAGTTGGAGAAGGGCGGTTATCCGCATTTCATGTTGAAGGAGATTTTTGAGCAACCCGATTGTATTCATGACTGTATGCGCGGACGCATTAATCTGGAGGGTACTAACGTGGTGCTTTCCGCCATTATAGATTATAAGGAACGTCTGCTTGCTGCCAAACGTTTTGTAATTGTGGCTTGTGGCACGTCGTGGCACGCTGCGCTTATAGGCAAACATCTGATAGAGAGTTTCTGCCGCATTCCGGTGGAAGTGGAGTATGCTTCGGAATTTCGTTACCGGGACCCGGTGATTGACAGTAGTGATGTGGTGATTGCCATTTCGCAAAGCGGGGAGACAGCCGATACGCTGGCTGCCATAGAACTTGCCAAAAGCCGTGGTGCATTTATATATGGCATCTGTAATGCTATCGGTTCGAGTATTCCGCGCGCTACGAATACGGGGTCTTACATTCATGTAGGGCCGGAAATAGGTGTGGCGTCCACCAAAGCCTTTACAGGTCAGGTAACTGTGCTCACCATGTTGGCATTGACTCTTGCACGGGAGAAGCGTACGATTGATGAAACGCAATACCTCGCCATAGTGAGGGAACTCGGACAGATTCCCGGAAAGATGAAAGAGGTGCTGAAGCTGAACGACCGTATAGCGGAGCTTTCCAAAATCTTCACTTACGCACACAATTTTATCTATCTGGGACGCGGTTACAGTTATCCCGTAGCGTTGGAAGGCGCTTTGAAGCTGAAAGAAATCTCGTACATCCATGCGGAAGGCTATCCGGCCGCCGAAATGAAGCATGGGCCTATTGCTTTGATAGATGCGGAAATGCCGGTGGTGGTTATTGCCACACAGAACGGATTGTACGAAAAAGTACTGAGCAATATACAGGAAATTAAAGCGCGCAAAGGCAGGGTGATAGCGATTGTTACCAAGGGAGATACGGTTATCGGTAAAATCGCTGACATTTGTATCGAACTTCCCGAAACAATGGAATGTCTTGGCCCGTTAATAACTACGGTTCCCTTGCAACTGCTCGCTTATCACATAGCCGTATGTAAAGGCATGGATGTAGACCGACCGCGTAATCTTGCCAAGTCGGTAACGGTGGAATGA
- a CDS encoding amidophosphoribosyltransferase: MEQLKHECGVAMIRLLKPLEYYEEKYGTWMYGLNKLYLLMEKQHNRGQEGAGLACVKLEANPGEEYMFRERALGSGAITEIFGTVQSNFKDLTKEQLHDAGYAKRVLPFAGEVYMGHLRYSTTGKSGLSYVHPFLRRNNWRAKNLALCGNFNLTNVDEIFARITAIGQHPRKYADTYIMLEQVGHRLDREVERLFNLAEAEGLTGMDITHYIEDHIDLANVLRTSSKEWDGGYVMCGLTGSGETFAVRDPWGIRPAFWYQDDEIAVLASERPVIQTALNVSADRIRELQPGQALLINKAGKLRTVQINKPREVKPCSFERIYFSRGSDMDIYKERKLLGEKLVPNILKAIDKDIDHTVFSFIPNTAEVAFYGMLQGLDDYLNEEKVRQIAALGHNPSHDELERILSRRIRSEKVAIKDIKLRTFIAEGNSRNDLAAHVYDITYGSLVPGTDNLVIIDDSIVRGTTLKQSIIGILDRLGPKKIVIVSSSPQVRYPDYYGIDMAKMSEFIAFKAAIELLKEREMRDVIESAYRKSKEQVSLPKEQMVNYVKEIYAPFTDEEISAKMVELLTPKGTKAQVQIVYQPLEGLHEACPQHRGDWYFSGDYPTPGGVKLLNVAFINYIEQVYQF; the protein is encoded by the coding sequence ATGGAACAACTGAAGCATGAATGTGGCGTCGCCATGATACGCCTGCTGAAACCGCTGGAGTATTACGAAGAAAAGTACGGTACATGGATGTACGGGCTGAACAAGCTCTATCTTCTCATGGAGAAACAGCACAACCGGGGGCAGGAAGGCGCCGGACTGGCTTGTGTGAAACTGGAAGCGAACCCCGGCGAGGAATATATGTTTCGCGAACGGGCGCTCGGTTCGGGAGCCATCACCGAGATATTCGGCACGGTGCAAAGCAACTTTAAAGACCTTACGAAAGAACAACTGCACGACGCCGGCTATGCCAAGCGCGTGCTCCCCTTTGCGGGGGAGGTGTATATGGGGCATCTGCGTTACTCCACCACGGGGAAGTCGGGCCTCTCGTACGTGCATCCGTTTCTCAGGCGGAACAACTGGCGTGCCAAGAACCTTGCCCTGTGCGGTAACTTCAACCTGACGAACGTGGATGAAATCTTCGCACGCATCACCGCCATCGGCCAGCACCCGCGCAAGTATGCCGATACGTATATCATGCTGGAGCAGGTGGGCCACCGGCTCGACCGCGAGGTGGAGCGCCTCTTCAACCTTGCCGAAGCCGAAGGACTGACGGGCATGGACATCACGCATTACATCGAAGACCATATCGACCTCGCCAACGTCCTGCGCACCTCGAGCAAGGAGTGGGACGGGGGCTATGTGATGTGCGGACTTACCGGAAGCGGCGAGACATTCGCCGTCCGCGATCCGTGGGGCATCCGCCCTGCATTCTGGTATCAGGACGATGAGATAGCGGTGCTTGCCAGCGAGCGTCCCGTCATCCAGACCGCGCTCAACGTCTCAGCCGACCGCATCAGGGAGCTGCAACCGGGACAGGCTTTGCTAATCAACAAAGCCGGCAAGCTCCGCACGGTGCAAATCAACAAGCCGCGCGAGGTGAAGCCTTGCTCCTTCGAGCGTATCTATTTCAGCCGCGGCAGTGACATGGACATCTACAAGGAACGTAAACTGTTGGGTGAGAAACTGGTGCCCAACATCCTGAAAGCCATCGATAAGGATATAGACCACACCGTCTTTTCCTTTATACCGAATACCGCGGAAGTGGCTTTCTACGGAATGTTGCAGGGACTGGACGACTATCTCAACGAGGAGAAGGTGCGGCAGATTGCCGCTTTGGGACACAACCCCAGCCACGATGAGCTGGAGCGTATCCTGTCCCGCCGCATACGGAGCGAGAAGGTGGCCATTAAGGACATCAAGCTGCGTACTTTCATCGCCGAGGGCAACAGCCGCAACGACCTTGCCGCCCATGTGTACGACATCACTTACGGCAGCCTCGTGCCCGGTACGGACAATCTGGTTATCATAGACGACAGCATTGTGCGCGGCACTACCCTGAAGCAGAGCATCATCGGCATCCTCGACCGTCTCGGCCCGAAGAAGATAGTGATTGTAAGCTCCTCGCCGCAGGTGCGCTATCCCGACTATTACGGTATCGACATGGCGAAGATGAGCGAGTTCATAGCTTTCAAGGCTGCCATCGAGTTGCTGAAAGAACGCGAGATGCGCGATGTCATCGAGTCCGCCTACCGCAAGTCCAAAGAACAGGTGAGTCTGCCCAAAGAACAGATGGTGAACTACGTAAAGGAGATATACGCTCCCTTTACCGACGAGGAGATTTCCGCCAAAATGGTGGAACTGCTCACCCCGAAAGGTACGAAAGCCCAAGTGCAGATTGTCTATCAACCTCTCGAAGGCCTGCATGAAGCCTGCCCGCAGCACCGGGGCGACTGGTACTTCAGCGGTGATTACCCCACGCCGGGCGGTGTGAAACTGCTGAACGTGGCATTTATTAATTACATAGAACAAGTATATCAATTCTGA
- the gltB gene encoding glutamate synthase large subunit, whose protein sequence is MENKELFNNKTKEQPAQRQPMQLGLYDATNEHDACGVGMLVNIHGSKSHELVESALKVLENMRHRGAEGADNKTGDGAGIMLQIPHEFILLQGIPVPEKGKYGTGLLFLPKDEKDRAAILSIIIEEIEKEGLTLMHLRNVPTCPEILGEAALANEPDIKQIFITGFTDSETADRRLYIIRKRIENKVRRSDIAAREDFYIVSLSTKNIIYKGMLSSLQLRNYFPDLTNNYFTSGLALVHSRFSTNTFPTWGLAQPFRLLAHNGEINTIRGNRGWMEARESVLSSPALGDIKELRPIIQPNMSDSASLDNVLEFLVMSGLSLPHAMAMLVPESFNEKNPISEDLKAFYEYHSILMEPWDGPAALLFSDGRYAGGMLDRNGLRPARYLITHNDIMVVASEVGVMDFEPGDIKEKGRLQPGKILLIDTEKGEIYYDGEQKKQLAEAKPYRTWLASNRIELNELKSGRKVPHNVDNYNSMLRTFGFSKEDVEKIILPMASNGAEPVSAMGNDTPLAVLSDKPQLLYNYFRQQFAQVTNPPIDPIREELVMSLTEYIGAVGMNILTPNESHCKMVRLNHPILTNAQLDILCNIRYKGFKTVKLPILFEVSKGRAGLQEALDRLCKEAEESVTEGVNYIVLTDRNVDTVHAAIPSLLAVSAVHHHLISVGKRVQTALVVESGEIREVMHAALLLGFGASALNPYMAFAVLNELVAKKEVQLDYATAEKNYIKAICKGLFKIMSKMGISTIRSYRGAKIFEAVGLSEELSNAYFGGLKSAIGGIRLDEVARDAITFHDEGEAMKKEETRMKNDGGEAPLLPNKGLYAYRKDGEKHAWNPETISTLQIATRLGSYKKFKEFTRLVDEKEKPIFLRDFLDFRHNPISIDRVEPVESILKRFVTGAMSFGAISQEAHEAMAVAMNKLHGRSNTGEGGEDAARFGTEMRSAIKQVASGRFGVTTEYLVNADEIQIKVAQGAKPGEGGQLPGFKVDQVIARTRHSIPGISLISPPPHHDIYSIEDLAQLIFDLKNVNPKAKISVKLVAESGVGTIAAGVAKAKADLIVISGAEGGTGASPASSIRYAGISPELGLSETQQTLVLNGLRGQVLLQVDGQLKTGRDVVLMAMLGAEEYGFATAALIVLGCVMMRKCNQNTCPVGVATQNPELRKRFIGRSEYLVNYFTFLAREVREYLAEIGVEKLDDIIGRTDLIIRRPDDGIKKHQLINFDKVLARVDNGAAIRHIINQQHGIDRVKDVEMLNAAANAVDEQKEVSLEYTIANTDRACGAMLSGAIAAKYGAKGLPEHTLNVKFKGSAGQSFGAFLVPGINFKLEGEANDYLGKGLSGGRIAVLPPVRSNFEAEKNTIAGNTLLYGATSGEVYINGRVGERFAVRNSGAIAVVEGVGDHCCEYMTGGRVVVLGQTGRNFAAGMSGGVAYVWNKDGNFDYFCNMEMVELSLIEETSYRKELHELIRQHYLYTGSKLARILLDDWTHYVDEFIQVVPIEYKKVLQEEQMKKLQQKIADMQRDY, encoded by the coding sequence ATGGAAAACAAAGAGCTTTTTAACAACAAAACAAAGGAACAACCCGCACAACGACAGCCCATGCAGTTGGGCCTGTACGATGCCACCAATGAACACGACGCTTGCGGTGTGGGAATGTTAGTGAACATTCACGGCAGCAAATCACATGAATTGGTTGAATCCGCATTGAAAGTATTGGAGAATATGCGTCATCGCGGAGCGGAAGGTGCCGACAACAAGACCGGAGACGGCGCCGGCATCATGTTGCAAATACCGCACGAATTCATCCTGCTGCAAGGCATCCCCGTTCCCGAAAAAGGGAAATACGGAACAGGACTACTTTTTCTTCCGAAAGATGAGAAAGACCGGGCAGCCATCCTGAGTATCATCATTGAAGAAATAGAGAAAGAAGGATTGACGCTGATGCACCTGCGCAATGTGCCTACCTGCCCCGAAATACTGGGTGAGGCCGCACTTGCCAACGAACCCGACATCAAACAAATCTTCATCACCGGATTTACGGACAGTGAAACCGCCGACCGCCGTCTCTATATAATAAGGAAAAGAATAGAAAACAAAGTACGCAGGTCGGATATAGCCGCACGAGAGGATTTCTATATCGTGTCGCTGTCTACGAAGAACATCATCTATAAAGGTATGCTCTCTTCCCTACAGTTACGTAACTACTTCCCCGACCTGACAAACAACTACTTCACCAGCGGACTGGCTCTGGTGCACTCCCGTTTCAGCACCAACACCTTCCCTACATGGGGACTGGCACAGCCGTTCCGTCTCTTGGCGCACAACGGTGAAATCAATACCATACGCGGTAACCGCGGCTGGATGGAAGCGCGTGAAAGCGTCCTGTCCTCTCCCGCCCTTGGCGACATCAAAGAACTGCGTCCCATCATCCAGCCGAACATGAGCGACAGCGCCTCGCTGGACAACGTACTGGAGTTCCTTGTCATGTCCGGCCTCAGCCTACCGCATGCCATGGCAATGCTCGTACCGGAATCCTTCAACGAAAAGAACCCCATCAGCGAAGACCTCAAGGCCTTCTACGAATACCACTCTATCCTCATGGAACCTTGGGACGGACCTGCCGCACTACTCTTCAGCGACGGACGCTATGCGGGTGGTATGTTGGATCGCAACGGTCTGCGTCCCGCACGCTACCTTATTACGCACAACGACATCATGGTAGTGGCAAGTGAAGTCGGCGTAATGGATTTCGAACCGGGCGACATCAAAGAGAAAGGTCGTCTGCAACCCGGCAAGATACTTTTGATAGATACCGAGAAAGGCGAGATTTACTACGACGGCGAACAGAAAAAGCAACTTGCCGAAGCCAAGCCCTACCGCACTTGGCTCGCCAGCAACCGCATCGAACTGAACGAACTGAAAAGCGGGCGCAAAGTGCCCCACAACGTGGACAACTATAACAGTATGCTACGTACGTTCGGCTTCTCCAAAGAAGATGTCGAGAAAATCATCCTACCCATGGCATCCAACGGCGCCGAGCCTGTCAGCGCAATGGGTAACGACACCCCGCTTGCCGTACTTTCCGACAAGCCGCAGCTACTATACAATTACTTCCGCCAACAGTTTGCGCAAGTCACCAATCCGCCTATCGACCCTATCCGCGAAGAGTTGGTAATGTCTCTCACCGAGTACATCGGCGCAGTGGGCATGAACATACTGACACCCAACGAAAGCCATTGCAAAATGGTACGGCTGAACCACCCCATCCTGACGAATGCGCAATTGGATATTCTCTGCAACATCCGCTACAAAGGCTTCAAGACCGTAAAGCTGCCGATACTGTTTGAAGTCTCCAAAGGACGTGCAGGACTGCAGGAAGCGCTTGACCGCCTGTGCAAGGAAGCCGAAGAGTCCGTCACCGAAGGCGTGAACTACATTGTACTGACCGACCGCAACGTAGATACCGTCCATGCCGCCATCCCCTCATTGCTTGCCGTATCGGCAGTGCACCACCACCTCATTTCGGTAGGAAAGCGCGTACAGACCGCATTGGTCGTGGAAAGCGGCGAGATACGCGAAGTGATGCACGCCGCACTGCTCCTCGGATTCGGTGCAAGCGCACTGAACCCCTATATGGCATTTGCCGTACTGAACGAACTCGTTGCCAAGAAAGAGGTACAGTTGGACTATGCCACCGCAGAGAAGAATTACATCAAAGCCATTTGCAAAGGCCTGTTCAAGATTATGAGCAAAATGGGTATCAGCACCATCCGCTCCTACCGGGGCGCAAAGATATTCGAGGCTGTCGGGCTGAGCGAAGAATTGAGCAACGCTTACTTCGGCGGATTAAAATCGGCTATCGGCGGCATCCGTTTGGATGAGGTGGCACGTGACGCCATCACTTTTCACGACGAAGGAGAAGCGATGAAAAAGGAAGAAACGCGCATGAAGAATGATGGTGGTGAAGCTCCCCTATTGCCGAACAAAGGACTGTACGCATACCGTAAGGACGGAGAAAAGCACGCTTGGAACCCAGAGACTATCAGTACCCTGCAAATAGCTACTCGTCTGGGCAGTTACAAGAAATTCAAAGAGTTTACCCGCTTGGTCGATGAGAAAGAAAAGCCTATCTTCCTGCGCGACTTTCTCGACTTCCGTCACAACCCCATTTCCATAGACAGGGTGGAACCGGTGGAAAGCATTCTGAAACGTTTCGTTACGGGCGCCATGTCTTTCGGAGCCATCAGTCAGGAAGCGCATGAGGCAATGGCGGTTGCCATGAATAAACTGCACGGGCGAAGCAATACGGGTGAAGGCGGTGAAGATGCCGCACGCTTCGGAACTGAAATGCGCAGTGCCATCAAACAGGTAGCATCCGGACGTTTCGGGGTCACTACGGAATATCTGGTGAATGCCGACGAAATACAGATAAAAGTGGCACAAGGCGCCAAGCCGGGTGAAGGCGGCCAGTTGCCGGGATTCAAAGTAGACCAAGTGATTGCCCGCACGCGCCACTCCATTCCAGGTATTTCATTGATTTCTCCCCCGCCCCATCACGACATCTATTCCATCGAAGACCTGGCACAGCTTATCTTCGACTTGAAGAACGTCAATCCGAAAGCCAAAATCAGCGTGAAGCTGGTAGCCGAAAGCGGTGTGGGAACTATCGCCGCAGGTGTGGCGAAAGCCAAAGCCGACCTCATCGTCATCTCCGGCGCCGAAGGCGGTACAGGCGCATCACCCGCAAGCTCCATCCGATATGCCGGCATCTCGCCCGAACTCGGACTGAGCGAGACGCAACAGACACTGGTACTGAACGGGCTGCGCGGACAAGTGCTGCTGCAAGTGGACGGACAACTGAAAACCGGACGCGACGTAGTACTCATGGCCATGCTCGGTGCGGAAGAATACGGTTTCGCCACCGCTGCCCTCATCGTATTGGGATGCGTGATGATGCGCAAGTGTAACCAAAACACATGTCCCGTAGGTGTAGCCACCCAGAACCCGGAACTGCGCAAACGTTTCATCGGCCGTAGCGAATACCTTGTGAACTACTTTACCTTCCTTGCCCGCGAAGTACGCGAGTATCTGGCAGAGATTGGAGTGGAAAAACTGGATGATATCATCGGGCGTACCGACCTCATCATCCGCAGACCGGATGACGGCATCAAGAAACATCAACTCATCAACTTCGACAAAGTACTGGCGCGTGTGGACAACGGAGCCGCCATCCGCCACATCATAAACCAGCAACACGGCATCGACCGCGTAAAAGACGTGGAAATGCTGAATGCCGCCGCCAATGCCGTAGACGAACAGAAAGAAGTTTCTCTCGAATATACCATCGCCAACACCGACCGCGCCTGCGGTGCGATGCTCTCCGGCGCTATCGCCGCCAAGTACGGCGCAAAAGGCCTGCCCGAACATACACTGAACGTCAAGTTCAAAGGCTCGGCCGGACAGAGTTTCGGAGCATTCCTCGTACCGGGTATCAACTTCAAGCTGGAAGGTGAGGCCAATGACTATCTGGGCAAAGGGCTGAGTGGCGGACGTATCGCCGTACTACCCCCTGTACGCAGCAACTTCGAGGCCGAGAAGAACACAATTGCCGGAAACACCCTTCTGTATGGTGCAACCAGCGGCGAAGTATATATCAACGGTCGCGTAGGCGAACGCTTTGCCGTCCGCAACTCCGGTGCAATAGCCGTTGTAGAGGGTGTGGGTGACCATTGCTGCGAATACATGACCGGCGGACGTGTAGTGGTGCTCGGACAGACGGGACGTAACTTTGCCGCAGGTATGTCCGGTGGTGTGGCCTACGTCTGGAACAAAGACGGAAACTTCGACTACTTCTGTAACATGGAAATGGTGGAACTAAGCCTCATTGAAGAAACCTCATACCGCAAGGAGTTGCACGAACTCATCCGCCAGCATTATCTCTACACCGGTTCCAAACTGGCGCGCATCCTACTCGATGACTGGACGCACTACGTAGACGAGTTTATCCAAGTAGTCCCTATCGAGTACAAAAAAGTGCTGCAAGAAGAACAGATGAAGAAGCTGCAACAGAAGATTGCGGATATGCAAAGAGACTATTAA
- the carA gene encoding glutamine-hydrolyzing carbamoyl-phosphate synthase small subunit: MRNVTLILDDGSRFHGKSFGYEKPVAGEVVFNTAMSGYPESLTDPSYAGQLMTLTYPLAGNYGVPPFTFAPDGLPVFMESERIHAEALIVSDYSGNYSHWNAVESLGNWLKREQVPGITGIDTRELTKVLREHGVMMGKIVFDDDPDNVPQAAYAGVNYVDKVSCREVIRYNTGEGRKKVLLVDCGVKANIIRCLLKRDVEVIRVPWDYDFNGLEFDGLFISNGPGDPDTCDAAVRNIRKAMQNEKLPIFGICMGNQLLSKAGGAEIYKLKYGHRSHNQPVRMVGTERCFITSQNHGYAVDSNTLGADWEPLFVNMNDGSNEGIRHKRNPWFSAQFHPEAASGPTDTEFLFDEFVKLL; encoded by the coding sequence ATGAGAAATGTGACTCTTATCCTTGACGACGGGAGCCGTTTTCACGGCAAGTCGTTCGGTTATGAAAAGCCGGTAGCGGGAGAGGTGGTGTTCAACACTGCCATGTCGGGTTATCCCGAAAGCCTGACCGACCCTTCGTATGCCGGACAGTTGATGACGCTTACATATCCCTTGGCGGGCAATTACGGTGTGCCGCCTTTTACCTTCGCCCCCGACGGGCTGCCTGTATTTATGGAGAGCGAACGCATCCACGCCGAAGCCCTTATTGTAAGCGATTATTCCGGTAACTACAGTCATTGGAATGCCGTGGAAAGCCTCGGCAACTGGCTGAAACGCGAACAAGTGCCGGGCATTACGGGCATCGATACCCGCGAGTTGACGAAAGTGCTGCGCGAGCACGGGGTGATGATGGGCAAGATTGTCTTTGACGACGATCCCGATAATGTGCCCCAAGCTGCTTATGCGGGTGTAAACTATGTGGATAAGGTGAGTTGCAGGGAAGTTATCCGCTACAACACGGGCGAGGGCAGAAAGAAAGTGCTCCTTGTGGACTGCGGCGTCAAGGCCAACATCATCCGTTGCCTCTTGAAACGGGATGTGGAAGTAATCCGCGTTCCCTGGGATTACGACTTCAACGGACTGGAGTTCGACGGGCTGTTCATCTCCAACGGTCCCGGCGACCCCGATACCTGCGATGCCGCCGTCCGGAACATCCGCAAGGCGATGCAGAACGAGAAGCTGCCTATCTTCGGCATCTGCATGGGCAATCAGCTACTCTCCAAAGCCGGCGGAGCCGAAATATACAAATTGAAATACGGACACCGCAGCCACAACCAGCCCGTACGCATGGTGGGTACGGAGCGTTGTTTCATCACTTCGCAGAACCACGGCTATGCGGTGGACAGCAACACGCTGGGCGCAGACTGGGAACCGCTCTTCGTCAATATGAACGACGGCTCCAACGAAGGCATCCGCCATAAGCGCAATCCGTGGTTCTCCGCACAGTTTCATCCCGAAGCGGCCAGCGGACCGACGGATACGGAATTTCTGTTCGATGAGTTCGTGAAACTGCTATAA